The proteins below are encoded in one region of Candidatus Cloacimonas sp.:
- a CDS encoding nucleotide sugar dehydrogenase yields MVKVSIAPDGKEYQLPDEAETEKEREILTQITAQQRALGRKIVAVQGLGFVGCVMATVIADATDKEGKPIYFVHGQQRASKRSYWKVPVINSGIPPVNSSDPEVPEIFHRTVVEKKNFRATSEESVFGLVDVVVVDIQLDATKPAFGDAEKGYCDITAFREGIRTLGKNIQPECLVLVETTVPPGTCEKVVKPILEEEFTKRGIDINIHPPLVAHSYERVMPGSKYVKSIRDYWRVYSGVNAKSIELCREFLSNVLNVKEFPLTQLDSTNASELAKTMENSYRAVNIALTLEWAKFAEQIGVDIYKVRDAIRKREGSHDNLLRPSLGVGGYCLTKDPVLANWAMHSLFGVEGSLDFAIKAVNTNDTMPLHTIEIVKSLYPDLKNLPIAVLGVSYLEDVGDTRHSPSKILVEFLRKDLAVVKTHDPYVDAWPEMEENHIQSDLKEVLPDSQVVIFAVGHSQYRNLDPQYVVDLCQKKPLIVDCSNFLSDETINKYKALGCVVRGVGKGHIID; encoded by the coding sequence ATGGTAAAAGTTTCAATTGCCCCGGATGGTAAAGAGTATCAGCTTCCCGATGAAGCAGAAACTGAAAAAGAACGCGAAATTTTAACACAGATCACAGCTCAACAACGTGCCTTAGGTCGTAAAATAGTTGCCGTTCAGGGTTTGGGATTTGTAGGTTGTGTGATGGCGACGGTAATTGCCGATGCTACGGATAAAGAAGGGAAACCCATTTATTTTGTGCACGGACAACAACGCGCTTCCAAAAGATCTTATTGGAAAGTGCCGGTTATAAATAGTGGCATTCCACCCGTAAATTCATCTGATCCGGAAGTTCCGGAAATATTTCATCGCACCGTAGTGGAGAAAAAAAATTTCCGGGCTACCAGCGAAGAAAGTGTTTTTGGACTGGTTGATGTAGTAGTCGTTGACATTCAGCTGGATGCTACTAAACCCGCTTTTGGAGATGCGGAAAAAGGTTATTGCGATATAACCGCTTTTAGGGAAGGCATTAGAACTTTGGGAAAAAACATTCAACCCGAATGTTTGGTCTTAGTGGAAACAACGGTGCCGCCCGGAACCTGCGAAAAAGTTGTAAAACCCATTCTGGAAGAAGAATTTACTAAACGCGGAATAGACATCAATATTCACCCTCCTTTAGTGGCTCATTCTTATGAAAGAGTAATGCCTGGATCCAAGTATGTAAAATCAATTCGTGATTATTGGCGCGTTTATTCCGGCGTAAACGCTAAAAGTATTGAACTCTGCAGAGAATTTCTTTCCAATGTGTTAAATGTGAAAGAATTTCCTTTAACTCAATTAGATAGCACAAATGCCAGCGAACTTGCCAAAACGATGGAAAATTCTTACCGTGCCGTAAATATTGCTCTCACTTTGGAATGGGCTAAATTTGCGGAACAGATTGGGGTGGATATCTATAAAGTGCGGGACGCCATTCGGAAAAGAGAAGGGTCGCATGATAATTTGTTACGCCCTTCTTTAGGTGTGGGTGGCTACTGTTTAACCAAAGATCCGGTTTTGGCAAACTGGGCTATGCACTCTCTCTTTGGAGTGGAAGGAAGTTTGGATTTTGCGATTAAAGCGGTTAATACGAATGATACAATGCCCCTGCATACCATTGAAATCGTAAAAAGCTTATATCCAGATCTCAAAAATTTGCCAATAGCCGTTTTGGGTGTTTCCTATCTGGAAGATGTTGGTGATACAAGACATTCGCCTTCCAAAATACTGGTGGAATTTCTGCGTAAAGATCTGGCAGTTGTGAAAACCCATGATCCCTATGTAGATGCCTGGCCTGAAATGGAAGAAAATCATATCCAAAGCGATTTAAAAGAAGTTTTGCCCGATTCGCAAGTGGTAATTTTTGCTGTTGGACACAGCCAATACCGCAATCTTGACCCTCAATATGTGGTTGATCTTTGCCAAAAGAAACCCTTAATTGTGGATTGCTCCAATTTCTTGTCCGATGAAACCATCAATAAATACAAAGCATTGGGCTGTGTAGTTAGGGGAGTTGGTAAAGGACATATAATAGATTAG
- a CDS encoding FAD-dependent oxidoreductase: MILTDAQLFSEIARCEYCENKPCKDACPCDCSPADFMMAAALGTPSDIKRAAAIILSANPLGGICGNVCPDNFCVNACAHKKFDNPIQIQAVQATLLHKAYALNIVPELTSPPSLNKKIAIVGAGPSAIGAAVVLTQLGYKTVMFDSEPLGGQINLIPEERLPQNELAAELNFLHKIIQLELVSEKIDDPIALLEKGFEAVIVAGGLNRPIHLNIPGDETVIYGLDILKNPSKYNFNGKRIALVGGAIAADMALLAAKNNSAYVEMITLENFAEMPLTEPEKNTLIEAGIEFSPRTRISEIVNQNGRTVGIKTRKVYLPEGEKFAPRLVKDEAGTIDDYRKFDIVIIAIGNKPSFDCKELEKKSARIFCCGDMMNGPTTVVEAVASGKNTAWQLHSFLNKTELEMPEKVTKSYFPVWGWKKYPVPLKTDFFGRMMDSPFLLSAAPPSDGYEQMEKAYKAGWSGGIMKTAFDGGDIHIPGEYMFTFGNKKKTFANCDNVSEHTLDRVCTEIKHLINEFPDRLTMASTGGPVTGDDLADKTIWQTNTLKLENAGAMGIEYSLSCPQGGDGTKGDIVAQDPVLTAKIISWVMEISNPDIPKLFKLTGAVTSIYPILTAVKSVLNKYPQKKAGITLANTFPALAFREGQKIWDEGIIVGLSGEGILPISYLNLARAGNSGIFISGNGGAMNYLDAANFLALGAGNVQFCTIVEKYGYGIIEDLKTGLSYLLEAKGLQSVADLIGIAQPKPITDFMELPKKTKSSSLIKELCLQCGNCTRCPYQAIKLAEDNYPVIDQDKCVGCSLCTQLCFTGALKMQEE; this comes from the coding sequence ATGATTTTAACTGATGCTCAATTATTCAGCGAAATTGCTCGCTGTGAATATTGCGAAAACAAACCCTGTAAAGATGCCTGCCCTTGCGATTGTTCTCCGGCCGATTTTATGATGGCAGCGGCTTTAGGGACGCCTTCAGACATAAAAAGAGCCGCCGCTATTATACTATCTGCCAATCCCTTAGGTGGAATTTGCGGAAATGTTTGCCCCGATAATTTTTGCGTAAATGCCTGCGCACATAAAAAATTTGATAACCCAATCCAAATTCAAGCAGTGCAAGCAACGCTTCTTCACAAGGCATACGCATTAAATATAGTTCCGGAATTAACTTCTCCCCCCTCCTTAAATAAAAAAATTGCCATTGTGGGTGCAGGACCTTCTGCTATTGGAGCAGCCGTAGTTTTAACCCAACTTGGCTATAAAACCGTGATGTTTGATTCCGAACCCTTGGGTGGACAGATAAATTTAATTCCGGAAGAGCGTTTACCCCAAAATGAACTTGCGGCTGAGCTGAATTTCTTACATAAAATAATCCAACTGGAACTTGTATCGGAAAAGATTGATGATCCCATAGCCCTTTTAGAGAAAGGTTTTGAGGCAGTTATTGTAGCCGGTGGATTAAATAGACCAATTCATTTAAATATCCCCGGGGACGAAACGGTAATTTACGGATTGGATATTCTGAAAAACCCTTCAAAATATAATTTTAATGGAAAACGCATAGCTCTGGTCGGTGGAGCCATAGCTGCTGATATGGCTTTACTTGCCGCTAAAAATAATTCTGCTTATGTGGAAATGATCACCCTGGAAAATTTTGCTGAAATGCCTTTAACGGAACCGGAAAAAAACACTTTGATCGAGGCAGGGATTGAATTTTCACCTCGCACTCGGATTTCAGAAATAGTTAATCAAAATGGCAGAACAGTAGGAATAAAAACAAGAAAGGTCTATCTCCCTGAAGGAGAAAAGTTTGCCCCCCGTTTAGTTAAAGATGAAGCAGGAACAATCGATGACTATCGTAAATTTGACATAGTTATCATTGCCATCGGAAATAAACCCTCCTTTGACTGTAAAGAACTGGAAAAAAAGTCCGCAAGAATATTTTGCTGCGGAGATATGATGAATGGACCCACAACTGTTGTGGAAGCAGTTGCTTCGGGAAAAAATACTGCTTGGCAATTGCATTCGTTTTTAAACAAAACCGAACTGGAAATGCCAGAAAAAGTTACCAAAAGCTATTTCCCCGTTTGGGGCTGGAAAAAATATCCTGTCCCTCTAAAGACCGATTTTTTTGGTAGAATGATGGATTCACCTTTCCTCTTATCTGCTGCCCCTCCCTCCGATGGATATGAACAAATGGAAAAAGCTTATAAAGCTGGTTGGAGCGGTGGAATAATGAAAACAGCGTTTGACGGTGGGGATATTCATATCCCGGGTGAATATATGTTCACCTTCGGAAACAAGAAAAAGACCTTCGCCAATTGTGATAATGTTTCGGAGCATACTTTGGATAGGGTCTGCACAGAGATAAAGCACTTAATAAATGAATTTCCTGATCGCTTAACAATGGCTTCCACCGGAGGTCCTGTTACGGGTGATGATTTGGCGGATAAAACTATCTGGCAAACCAATACTTTAAAATTGGAAAATGCAGGCGCAATGGGAATTGAATATAGTTTATCCTGTCCTCAAGGTGGAGACGGAACAAAAGGTGACATTGTAGCTCAGGACCCTGTTTTAACCGCTAAAATTATTAGCTGGGTAATGGAAATCAGCAATCCGGATATCCCCAAACTCTTTAAATTGACCGGTGCCGTAACTTCCATTTATCCTATTCTTACAGCCGTGAAAAGTGTGTTAAACAAATATCCCCAGAAAAAAGCTGGAATAACTTTGGCTAATACTTTCCCTGCTTTGGCATTTCGAGAAGGACAAAAAATCTGGGACGAAGGAATCATCGTAGGTCTGAGCGGTGAAGGCATTTTGCCCATTAGTTATTTGAATTTGGCACGAGCCGGAAACAGCGGAATTTTCATTTCCGGAAACGGGGGTGCGATGAATTATTTGGATGCTGCAAACTTTTTAGCTCTGGGAGCTGGAAATGTGCAATTTTGCACTATTGTGGAAAAATATGGCTATGGCATTATTGAGGACTTGAAAACAGGACTTTCTTATCTATTGGAAGCAAAGGGTTTGCAAAGCGTTGCGGACTTAATTGGAATTGCTCAACCCAAACCCATTACGGACTTTATGGAACTGCCTAAAAAGACAAAGAGCTCTTCCCTGATAAAAGAACTATGTTTACAATGCGGAAATTGCACTCGCTGCCCCTATCAGGCAATAAAACTTGCTGAAGATAATTATCCGGTAATTGATCAGGATAAATGTGTTGGCTGTTCTCTCTGCACTCAGTTGTGTTTTACCGGTGCGTTAAAAATGCAAGAAGAATAG
- a CDS encoding ABC transporter substrate-binding protein → MKHNIFLLILLSLLTLCIDSCSPGRKKILRVGTDAEDPPFSYLEGSEFKGIDIEISKRIAKDLGMQIQITKYGFDDLFSALALNKIDIAASCITITEKRKQTVDFTEPYFQTNLVVVAKFSSLFTIERTEDIGKYVVGCKYNTTSHQYLKENLIDKDLLPKDKLKVFPTYTETLNELLAGKTDLMVFDEWVARNIAKEGKIKIVYIIPTNEQYGLALQPGKALNKKIKKALQDLKKSGELQKIIDEFMQNNRNTNFTN, encoded by the coding sequence ATGAAACATAATATTTTTTTACTGATTCTCTTATCACTGTTAACTCTCTGTATTGATTCGTGTTCGCCAGGACGCAAAAAAATACTCAGAGTTGGTACAGATGCTGAAGATCCACCGTTTAGTTACCTGGAAGGTAGTGAATTTAAAGGTATTGATATTGAAATCTCTAAAAGAATAGCAAAAGATTTGGGGATGCAAATTCAGATTACCAAATATGGATTTGATGATTTATTTTCCGCGTTGGCACTAAATAAAATAGATATTGCTGCGTCTTGTATAACTATTACCGAAAAACGCAAACAGACAGTTGATTTTACTGAACCCTATTTTCAAACCAATCTGGTGGTGGTGGCAAAATTTTCTTCCCTCTTTACGATAGAAAGGACTGAAGATATTGGTAAATATGTAGTTGGGTGTAAATATAACACTACCAGTCACCAATATCTAAAAGAAAATCTGATTGATAAAGACCTCCTTCCCAAAGACAAACTAAAAGTATTTCCTACTTATACAGAGACCTTAAATGAGTTATTAGCAGGTAAGACAGACCTGATGGTTTTTGATGAATGGGTTGCCAGAAATATTGCCAAAGAGGGTAAGATAAAAATTGTCTATATCATTCCTACGAATGAACAATATGGGCTGGCTTTGCAACCCGGCAAAGCGCTAAATAAAAAAATAAAAAAGGCATTGCAGGATTTGAAAAAGAGCGGTGAACTGCAAAAGATTATCGACGAATTTATGCAGAATAATCGCAACACAAATTTTACGAATTAG